ATTGACATTACTGATCGCAAACGAGCACAAGCCGCCCTTGTTGAAAGCGAGCAGCGCTTTCGCCATGTCACAGATACTGCTCCAATGATGGTTTGGATGTCGGGTACAGATAAACTCTGTTACTACTTTAATAAACCTTGGCTAGATTTTACCGGACGGACAATGGAGCAGGAACTGGGCAACGGTTGGACAGAAAGTGTGCATCCCGATGATTTTCAGCGTTGTCTGGAAATATACACGAATTCATTTGATGCTCGTCAAGATTTTCAAATGGAGTACCGTCTGCGACGGTTTGATGGAGAATATCGTTGGATTTTAGATATTGGTGTGCCTCGGTTCACAACGGATGGAGAATTTTTGGGTTACATCGGCTCTTGTGTAGATATAGCAGACCGCAAGCTATCTGAGGTTCAAATTCAACAACTCAACGAAACTTTAGAAGAACGGGTAAAACAGCGCACAGTTCAATTAGAGGCAGCCAACAAAGAACTAGAATCCTTTTGTTACTCCGTCTCTCATGACCTGCGAGCACCATTGCGCCACATCACCGGATTCGTTGACTTGCTGCAAAAACGTCTTGTGTCAACAGCGGTGGATGACACCAGTAGACGATACCTCAACATTATCACCGAAGCAACTAAACAAGCGGGTAAATTAATTGATGATTTGTTAAGTTTTTCTCGTGTGGGGCGTTCTCAAATGCGTCATACCACCATTGACATGAAACTACTGCTGCGGGAGGTGCAACGTGATTTAGAACCAGAAACCAAAAACCGTCAGGTTTCTTGGCAAATAGAACCATTACCTCAGGTACAAGGAGACCCCGACTTGTTGCGGCTCGTTCTCCGCAACCTCTTGGAAAATGCCTTAAAGTATAGCAAAACTCGCCCTCTGACACAAATTACTGTAGGTAGTAGCACCAGTGAGCAAGAAGTGGTATTCTTCGTGCGAGATAACGGCATTGGTTTTGATATGAAATATGTTCACAAGTTGTTTGGCGTTTTTCAACGCCTGCACAGTGATCCACAATTTGAAGGTACAGGTGTGGGATTGGCAAATGTCCAACGCATTATTCATCGTCATGGGGGACGCGTTTGGGCAGAAAGTGAAATAGATAAGGTCGCGACTTTTTATTTTTCGCTACCAAAAAGGTTTGGAGTGGGAAGTGGAGAGTAGAGAGTATACGATGGAACTAAAGCGCATTCTCCTAGTTGAAGACAGCATTAACGATGTTGAGTTAATCCTGAGTTCACTGGCAGAAAATCATTTGGGCAATGAAGTCGTCGTCGTTCGTGACGGCGAGGAAGCATTGGATTACCTACATCGTCGAGGTTTGTATCGTTTGCGTCGCGAAGGTCATCCTGTCGTGGTGCTACTCGATCTAAAGTTACCAAAAATTGATGGTATAGAAGTCTTGACGCAACTCAAAGCTGACCCACAATTGCGAGTCGTACCAGTCGTGGTGTTGACTTCTTCACGAGAAGAACAAGATCTCGGTCGCTGTTACGAACTTGGCAGCAATGGTTACGTGGTCAAGCCAATCGATTTTCTTGAATTTGTTCAAGTCATCAAAGGTTTGGGATTATTTTGGGCAATAATTAATGAACCCCCTCCCGGTTCCATACCTCCGGCACGCAGTAATCAAGGAGTAGCAGGGATATAGCCATGTCAGGTCTAAAATTTGTCTTGCTGGAAGATAATTTGCTGGATGCAGAACTGATCAATGCCGTGTTCACCGAAAGCGGTATTGGCTGCGAACTAATGCACGTGAAAACGCAAGCCGAATTTCAGACGGCGCTAGAGCAAGATAACTTTGACCTGATTCTTTCAGATTACGCCTTGCCTGGGTTTGATGGTATTACGGCTCTAAAGATGGCGCAACATCACTGCCCAGACATACCCTTTATTTTTGTGACTGCAACAATGGGGGAGGAAGTCGCAATTGAAACCCTCAAAAGTGGTGCCATTGATTATGTTCTCAAGCAAAGATTAGAGCGTCTTGTGCCTTCGGTAAATCGGGCACTACGGGAAGCCCAGTATCGACGCGCCTGCAAAATAGCTGAGGCTCAACTGTATCGACGTGAGGAGGAGTTTAGAGCTTTAGCGGAAAACTCACCAGACGCAATCACCCGCATTGATAAAGAACTCCGCTATAGCTACGTAAATCCCGCAACAGAAATGGCAACAGGAATACCATTAGAAATATGGATTGGCAAAACAGTTGCCGAAATGGGTTCTGCTGAGGAAGTTTCCACTTGGCAAGCAAGATTACGCCAAGTGCTTAGCACAGGAATTGGGTGCTGGATGGAGTTTGATGTTCCCTCACATAAGGGACGCATTTACTATCAGGCACGGATTGTGCCAGAATATGCCGCCGATGGTTCCGTACAATCATTGCTGAGCATTGCTCGTGATGTAACACAGTATAAACTGGCAGAACAGGCATTACGGGAAGGCGAGGCTCAGTTACGCCAACAAAAGGAAGAACTGGAACGGGCAAATAAAATTAAGGATGAGTTTTTGGCGGTGCTTTCCCATGAATTGCGATCGCCACTCAACGCTATCCTCGGCTGGTCCAAAATATTACGTACTCGTAACTTAGAACCAAAAAACTTGAATCGTGCGTTGGAAACAATTGAGCGCAACGCCAAGTTACAAACACAACTAATTGAAGATTTGCTGGATGTATCCCGAATTATTCGTGGTAAGTTGACTCTGCGTCCCTACCCAACAAACTTAATTCCAGCAATCGAAGCTGCAATAGACACAATGCGTCTGGCAGCTCAAGCCAAATCAATTGATTTGCAATTTCTCATTA
This portion of the Brasilonema sennae CENA114 genome encodes:
- a CDS encoding hybrid sensor histidine kinase/response regulator, with protein sequence MSGLKFVLLEDNLLDAELINAVFTESGIGCELMHVKTQAEFQTALEQDNFDLILSDYALPGFDGITALKMAQHHCPDIPFIFVTATMGEEVAIETLKSGAIDYVLKQRLERLVPSVNRALREAQYRRACKIAEAQLYRREEEFRALAENSPDAITRIDKELRYSYVNPATEMATGIPLEIWIGKTVAEMGSAEEVSTWQARLRQVLSTGIGCWMEFDVPSHKGRIYYQARIVPEYAADGSVQSLLSIARDVTQYKLAEQALREGEAQLRQQKEELERANKIKDEFLAVLSHELRSPLNAILGWSKILRTRNLEPKNLNRALETIERNAKLQTQLIEDLLDVSRIIRGKLTLRPYPTNLIPAIEAAIDTMRLAAQAKSIDLQFLIIDSGLETQDKSIQNSKSLKIREEVSCDTTSVQIPNSESPPIALQSSPLWEVAARPQQKEPLQAQSYSMESRGSLSHISGQKFHVLGDPSRLQQIIWNLVSNAIKFTPQGGRVEVLLERVGTDEKDEGSTSALLPLLPIRHSSNSAKITVKDTGMGIKPDFIPYVFDSFRQGDGSTTRKHGGLGLGLAIVRHLVELHGGTVTAESPGEGKGATFVVQLPIIEDIRAKKLISTSSSISSASSPLEGVRVLVVDDDTDSRDFLVFALEEFGAIATAVSSASSALEVLTTFKPNVLISDIGMPEQDGYSLIRQIRGLSPEEGGDIPAIALTAYAGERDRQLAISAGFQKHLSKPVMPDQIANVVAELVRH
- a CDS encoding response regulator encodes the protein MELKRILLVEDSINDVELILSSLAENHLGNEVVVVRDGEEALDYLHRRGLYRLRREGHPVVVLLDLKLPKIDGIEVLTQLKADPQLRVVPVVVLTSSREEQDLGRCYELGSNGYVVKPIDFLEFVQVIKGLGLFWAIINEPPPGSIPPARSNQGVAGI